Proteins found in one Streptococcus iniae genomic segment:
- a CDS encoding glycosyltransferase family 4 protein: protein MKVAFYLDSINPNIDYSDPEAANPGIGGTQFLTYSLSYHLGQTGEIDVSLFVNEMANFPEEMKIEIVRSLEECIIRVNEDNFDYLVIRGPFIQKKIMNQIAESGVKIITWSHNLETFQFFSRLLSPSIVKNICVSNSQRLLLKDSKLFSKSVTILNGINFKDYSQLPINNVKKYDVCYIGNLYPKSGYEDVLKAWPKIKKTIPNANLCIIGGNKLYNNRLNSSYSSKSIKKLKKLEEKINLEFKDSIEYVGVLGGRKKLSKMSESTIGIANITPTGETFGLAAIEFQALGVPVVSINKVGLKETVKSNETGILVNKKKDLADAIISLLIDKDKTNQLSINAKDFVRRNFDIKFIVKDWIVLFNSLPNTSLKTCQSSFSDDDFLEKLTQKNFKIKQNRLLSWLPPIQFYKYVRYIFVRILEKSNII, encoded by the coding sequence AATCCAGGAATAGGTGGCACACAGTTTTTAACTTATTCATTGAGTTATCATTTAGGTCAAACTGGTGAGATTGATGTGTCTTTATTTGTCAATGAAATGGCAAATTTTCCTGAAGAAATGAAGATTGAAATTGTAAGATCACTTGAAGAGTGTATTATAAGAGTTAACGAAGATAATTTCGATTATTTAGTAATAAGAGGACCATTTATTCAAAAAAAAATAATGAATCAAATAGCTGAAAGCGGTGTTAAAATTATTACTTGGTCACATAATTTAGAAACATTTCAGTTTTTTTCAAGGTTATTAAGTCCATCGATTGTAAAAAATATTTGTGTATCAAACTCTCAAAGGCTATTATTAAAAGACTCAAAACTATTTTCAAAAAGTGTAACAATTTTAAATGGTATTAACTTTAAAGATTACAGTCAATTGCCAATTAACAATGTTAAAAAATATGATGTTTGCTATATTGGAAATTTATATCCTAAAAGTGGCTATGAAGATGTATTAAAAGCATGGCCGAAAATAAAAAAAACTATACCAAATGCAAATTTATGTATTATTGGCGGTAATAAACTATACAATAATAGGTTAAATTCATCCTATAGTTCAAAGTCAATTAAAAAACTAAAAAAATTAGAAGAGAAAATTAATTTAGAATTTAAAGACTCAATTGAATATGTCGGAGTGTTAGGTGGAAGAAAAAAACTAAGCAAAATGTCTGAGTCTACAATTGGAATTGCTAATATAACTCCGACTGGAGAAACTTTTGGATTAGCAGCAATTGAGTTTCAAGCCTTGGGAGTACCTGTAGTATCAATCAATAAAGTTGGATTAAAAGAGACAGTTAAGTCAAATGAAACTGGAATTTTAGTTAATAAAAAGAAAGATTTGGCTGATGCAATTATAAGTCTATTAATTGATAAGGATAAGACTAATCAATTATCTATTAATGCAAAAGATTTTGTTAGAAGAAATTTTGATATAAAATTTATTGTTAAAGATTGGATAGTTTTGTTTAATAGTTTACCTAACACTTCTTTAAAAACTTGTCAAAGCAGTTTTTCAGATGACGATTTCTTGGAAAAATTAACTCAGAAGAATTTTAAGATTAAACAAAATAGATTATTAAGTTGGTTACCACCAATACAATTTTACAAATATGTTCGCTATATATTTGTTAGGATTTTAGAAAAATCAAATATTATTTAA